Proteins found in one Triticum urartu cultivar G1812 chromosome 4, Tu2.1, whole genome shotgun sequence genomic segment:
- the LOC125550861 gene encoding uncharacterized protein LOC125550861: MALKKARKVVVASKKPTSAAMGVAETPDPLGRGGAHNLSPPRLPPGVYFSPTREESVALLDRWIAGGGKEVPADARGFVSHADIYSDGPDALRRRHPPASARAGQRIWWFVCETRFQCPGAAAKRAGRKVDTGGYWREDRCKAEGGGFKSYFVFFLGPGPGPSRKEKTPWVAQEFTSAKDDGAGKKGVPALYMLYVSPRATDDELRGIYGEDGVTVGPDGDKKPVRAAVPAGCFDAVVALLPPGSVRGLGQERVEVSQAPPPP, translated from the coding sequence ATGGCCCTCAAGAAAGCAAGAAAAGTGGTAGTAGCATCCAAGAAACCAACATCCGCCGCCATGGGCGTGGCGGAGACGCCCGATCCGCTCGGGCGCGGCGGCGCGCACAACCTCAGCCCGCCGCGGCTGCCCCCCGGCGTCTACTTCAGCCCGACGCGGGAGGAGAGCGTGGCGCTCCTCGACCGCTGGATCGCCGGCGGCGGCAAGGAGGTGCCCGCCGACGCGCGGGGCTTCGTCTCCCACGCCGACATCTACAGCGACGGCCCCGACGCGCTGCGGCGGCGGCACCCGCCGGCGAGCGCCCGCGCGGGCCAGCGCATCTGGTGGTTCGTCTGCGAGACCAGGTTCCAGTGCCCCGGCGCCGCGGCCAAGCGCGCCGGCCGCAAAGTCGACACCGGCGGGTACTGGCGGGAGGACCGGTGCAAGGCCGAGGGGGGCGGGTTCAAGAGCTACTTCGTCTTCTTCCTCGGCCCCGGCCCCGGCCCGTCCAGGAAGGAGAAGACGCCGTGGGTGGCGCAGGAATTCACCAGCGCCAAGGACGACGGCGCCGGCAAGAAGGGCGTGCCCGCGCTCTACATGCTCTACGTCTCCCCGCGCGCCACCGACGACGAGCTGAGGGGGATCTACGGGGAGGACGGCGTCACGGTGGGGCCCGACGGGGACAAGAAGCCTGTCCGGGCCGCCGTCCCGGCAGGCTGTTTCGACGCCGTCGTGGCGCTGCTGCCGCCGGGGAGCGTCCGTGGTCTCGGGCAAGAGCGCGTCGAGGTGTCGCAGGCGCCGCCTCCGCCGTAG